In Pelosinus sp. IPA-1, a single window of DNA contains:
- a CDS encoding fumarate hydratase, producing MRTIEVEQITQAIAKMCMDACYYLSEDVYDALVSAGRKEESALGKEIIGKLVENANISKNEQRPICQDTGMTVIFMEVGQDVHFVGGSLEEAVNAGVAKGYTEGYLRKSVVGEPLFNRKNTTNNTPAILHTSIVPGDKVKIKLAPKGFGSENKGALKMLVPADGIEGVKKVVLDTVRTAGPNACPPMVIGVGIGGTMEKATILAKKALLRSVNKRNENPDYAKLEEELLEMVNKTGVGPQGLGGVTTALAVNVEYFATHIAGLPVAVNINCHATRHAEVEL from the coding sequence ATGCGTACAATTGAGGTAGAGCAAATTACTCAGGCGATAGCAAAGATGTGCATGGATGCTTGCTATTATTTATCCGAGGACGTTTATGATGCGTTAGTGTCAGCTGGAAGAAAAGAAGAATCAGCCCTTGGTAAGGAAATTATTGGGAAATTAGTGGAAAATGCTAATATTTCTAAAAATGAACAAAGACCTATCTGCCAAGATACTGGCATGACAGTAATATTTATGGAAGTAGGACAAGATGTTCATTTTGTAGGTGGTAGTTTAGAAGAGGCAGTAAATGCTGGTGTTGCTAAAGGCTATACTGAAGGCTATTTACGTAAATCAGTTGTTGGCGAACCTTTATTTAACCGTAAAAATACAACCAACAATACCCCTGCTATATTACATACTAGCATTGTTCCTGGGGACAAAGTTAAAATTAAATTAGCACCAAAAGGTTTCGGTAGTGAAAATAAGGGTGCTTTAAAAATGCTAGTACCTGCTGACGGTATAGAAGGTGTAAAAAAAGTCGTTCTTGATACAGTAAGAACAGCTGGGCCTAATGCCTGTCCTCCGATGGTCATTGGTGTTGGTATTGGTGGTACCATGGAAAAAGCTACAATACTAGCTAAAAAAGCGTTATTACGTTCCGTGAATAAACGCAATGAAAATCCTGATTATGCCAAATTAGAAGAAGAGCTGCTAGAAATGGTTAATAAAACGGGCGTAGGCCCTCAAGGCTTGGGTGGCGTAACGACTGCATTGGCAGTAAATGTTGAATATTTTGCTACCCACATTGCTGGATTACCAGTTGCTGTTAATATTAACTGCCATGCCACACGGCATGCTGAAGTTGAACTGTAG
- a CDS encoding methylaspartate ammonia-lyase, which translates to MKIVNVVCSKGRTGFYFDDQRAIKAGAQHDGFTYVGDPVTPGFHSIRQSGEAVSVMILLEDGQVAYGDCAAVQYSGAGGRDPLFLAEDFIPVIEQEIKPRLVGRELNSFREIAEEIDSMKDAKTGKLIHTALRYGVTQAILDAVSKAKHKLMCEVVAEEYNTTVSEEEINIFTQSGDNRYDNADKMIIKGAQVLPHALINNVEEKLGKNGELLLEYVTWLKDRVLSLRTSESYNPVLHIDVYGTIGAAFNLDTEKMVSYFAKLEKAAAPLKLRIEGPMDVEDREKQMLALKEITARLHEEKINVEVVADEWCNTLEDIKYFADNNAGDMLQIKTPDLGGINNTIEAVLYCKEKGVGAYQGGTCNETDRSAQVCVHLAMATKPVQMLAKPGMGVDEGVMIVYNEMQRILAVRQARKA; encoded by the coding sequence ATGAAAATTGTAAACGTTGTATGTTCTAAAGGTCGTACAGGTTTTTATTTTGATGATCAACGGGCTATTAAGGCTGGTGCTCAACATGATGGATTTACGTATGTAGGGGATCCCGTTACTCCAGGATTTCACTCTATTCGTCAGTCTGGTGAAGCAGTATCTGTTATGATCCTTCTAGAAGATGGACAAGTAGCATATGGAGACTGCGCAGCAGTACAATATAGCGGAGCAGGCGGACGTGATCCTTTATTTTTAGCAGAAGATTTTATTCCTGTCATTGAGCAAGAAATTAAACCTCGTTTAGTAGGACGTGAACTAAATTCTTTCAGAGAAATAGCTGAAGAAATTGATAGCATGAAAGATGCTAAAACAGGTAAATTAATTCATACTGCATTACGTTATGGTGTAACCCAAGCTATCTTAGATGCGGTATCCAAAGCAAAACATAAATTGATGTGCGAAGTAGTTGCTGAAGAATACAATACTACAGTAAGTGAAGAAGAAATCAACATCTTTACTCAATCTGGGGACAATCGTTATGATAACGCTGACAAAATGATCATCAAAGGCGCTCAAGTATTGCCTCACGCATTGATTAATAATGTGGAAGAAAAATTAGGTAAAAATGGCGAGTTATTACTAGAATATGTTACATGGCTTAAAGATCGTGTATTAAGCTTGCGTACTAGCGAATCCTATAATCCAGTACTTCATATTGATGTATATGGTACAATTGGCGCAGCGTTTAATCTTGATACCGAAAAGATGGTAAGCTATTTTGCAAAATTAGAAAAAGCTGCAGCTCCTTTGAAACTTAGAATTGAAGGACCTATGGATGTAGAAGATCGCGAAAAACAAATGTTAGCTTTAAAAGAAATAACAGCTCGCTTACATGAAGAAAAAATTAATGTAGAAGTTGTTGCTGATGAATGGTGTAACACGTTAGAAGATATTAAATATTTTGCTGACAACAATGCTGGCGATATGCTGCAAATTAAAACTCCTGATTTGGGCGGTATTAATAACACGATTGAAGCTGTTTTATATTGTAAAGAAAAAGGTGTAGGTGCATACCAAGGCGGTACTTGCAACGAAACTGATCGATCTGCACAAGTTTGTGTTCACCTTGCTATGGCAACAAAACCTGTACAAATGTTGGCTAAACCAGGTATGGGCGTAGATGAAGGTGTAATGATTGTTTATAACGAAATGCAACGTATTCTAGCAGTGCGTCAGGCGCGTAAGGCGTAA
- the citD gene encoding citrate lyase acyl carrier protein, translated as MASISKTAQAGTLESSDVMITVTPGAKDSGIVIEVESIVLAQYGEDIKAILLSTVQKQGIIDVYIKAVDRGALDCTISARLLAALSRAGAVLKEEML; from the coding sequence ATGGCAAGTATTAGCAAAACGGCTCAAGCGGGTACGTTAGAATCAAGCGACGTTATGATTACAGTTACACCTGGTGCAAAAGATAGCGGTATTGTAATAGAAGTAGAAAGTATAGTATTGGCTCAATATGGCGAAGACATAAAAGCCATTTTACTTAGTACAGTTCAGAAACAGGGTATAATAGATGTTTATATAAAAGCAGTGGATCGGGGAGCTTTGGATTGCACGATTTCTGCCCGTTTATTGGCAGCCTTAAGTCGTGCTGGTGCAGTGCTAAAGGAGGAAATGCTGTAA
- the citC gene encoding [citrate (pro-3S)-lyase] ligase produces MLWGNIEERVINLNNERQVTAVREFLSRFSLTFNEKVDYTMALYKEDKIVATGSLSGEILRNIAIDESLQGEGLTSAVISHLMQEAGRRGIYHYFIFTKPDKAHLFKELGFKEIARALPFAVLLESGIGSITTYCKELAAQAANLPAGNRAALVVNCNPFTLGHQAVIAKAAKENAAVIVLVVSEEGSLFPFDVRFRLVKEGLAAYDNIMVIPGGKYIVSAATFPGYFTRGDETVTAQTRLDVTVFAQYIAPAMGITRRYVGDEPYCAVTRAYNEAMLSILPTYHIDVLEMPRIAIQGSIVSASRVRELIRQDGWEEIRTLVPETTYQYLRSPAATPIIEKIKASASRH; encoded by the coding sequence ATGTTATGGGGTAATATAGAGGAGCGAGTGATTAATCTCAATAATGAGAGACAGGTCACCGCCGTAAGGGAATTCTTATCCCGGTTTTCACTGACTTTTAACGAAAAAGTAGATTATACTATGGCTTTATATAAAGAAGATAAGATCGTGGCTACAGGTTCTTTGTCAGGAGAAATATTGAGAAATATCGCCATTGACGAATCCCTGCAGGGAGAGGGTTTGACATCTGCGGTAATCAGTCATTTAATGCAGGAAGCAGGACGGCGTGGCATTTATCACTATTTCATTTTCACCAAACCGGATAAAGCACATTTGTTTAAAGAATTAGGTTTCAAGGAAATAGCTAGGGCTCTGCCTTTCGCAGTCCTATTGGAATCTGGTATTGGATCAATTACTACCTATTGTAAGGAATTGGCTGCTCAGGCGGCCAATTTACCTGCAGGGAATCGGGCAGCTTTAGTGGTAAATTGTAATCCTTTTACTTTAGGGCATCAGGCGGTTATTGCAAAAGCAGCCAAAGAAAATGCAGCTGTTATTGTATTGGTAGTAAGTGAGGAAGGTTCCTTGTTTCCTTTTGATGTTCGCTTTCGCCTGGTAAAGGAAGGATTGGCTGCTTATGATAATATAATGGTTATTCCTGGCGGTAAATATATTGTATCTGCCGCAACCTTCCCTGGTTACTTTACAAGGGGAGATGAAACGGTAACAGCGCAAACTAGACTCGATGTTACTGTATTTGCTCAATATATAGCGCCAGCTATGGGCATTACCCGCCGGTATGTGGGAGATGAACCTTATTGTGCGGTAACAAGAGCATATAATGAAGCAATGCTCTCTATTTTACCAACTTATCATATTGATGTCCTCGAAATGCCAAGGATTGCCATTCAAGGCAGTATTGTAAGTGCCTCTAGAGTACGGGAACTTATCAGACAAGATGGATGGGAAGAAATAAGAACTTTAGTACCTGAGACTACCTATCAATATTTACGTTCACCGGCAGCCACCCCAATTATAGAGAAAATAAAGGCCAGTGCATCACGACATTGA
- a CDS encoding aspartate ammonia-lyase → MRLEHDFLGEIEIKDEVYYGVQTTRALENFVITGHRLNDDFIVSFGIVKAAAAKANMKTGRMPSRIGNAIVQAAEEIIAGKLHDQFVVDCIQGGAGTSMNMNANEVIANRALEILGEKKGDYALISPNNHVNMAQSTNDVMPTAMRICTITKAKKLIAALEEMEATFTAKGDSFNHILKMGRTHLQDAVPITLGQEFYAYAQATKRAVKRVKENVRNMHFVNMGATAVGTGLNAEPEYIKYVVEELSKLTGEEIQSAIDLVDATQNTDQIAEFSGALKVTALAFCKIANDIRLMASGPRCGLGELSLPAKQPGSSIMPGKVNPVIPETVNQVAYQVMGNDLAISQAVENGQFELNVMEPVMAYNLFNSLTILTNVINTFNYKCVKDIEANEERCREMIDKSVGIVTALLPHIGYEQSSMIAKEALKTGTSVRELVISKKLLTADQLEIILSPGEMTQPGIAGKQFLK, encoded by the coding sequence GTGCGTTTAGAGCATGATTTTCTTGGCGAAATTGAAATAAAAGATGAAGTTTATTACGGAGTACAAACAACTAGAGCATTAGAAAACTTTGTGATTACTGGACATAGATTAAATGATGATTTTATCGTTTCCTTTGGTATTGTAAAGGCGGCAGCGGCCAAAGCGAATATGAAAACTGGACGTATGCCTAGCAGAATTGGTAATGCCATCGTACAAGCTGCAGAAGAAATCATTGCAGGCAAATTACATGATCAATTCGTCGTTGATTGTATTCAAGGTGGAGCAGGTACATCCATGAATATGAATGCCAACGAAGTAATTGCTAATCGTGCCCTTGAAATTTTAGGTGAGAAAAAAGGGGATTATGCTCTGATTTCACCTAATAATCATGTAAATATGGCTCAATCTACAAACGACGTAATGCCAACAGCTATGCGTATTTGTACAATTACAAAAGCAAAAAAACTAATTGCTGCGTTAGAAGAAATGGAAGCTACCTTTACAGCAAAAGGTGATAGCTTTAATCATATTTTAAAAATGGGACGTACTCATTTGCAAGATGCTGTGCCCATTACTTTAGGTCAGGAATTTTACGCATATGCCCAAGCCACAAAGCGGGCGGTTAAAAGGGTTAAAGAAAATGTGCGGAATATGCATTTTGTAAATATGGGAGCGACGGCAGTTGGTACGGGCCTAAATGCAGAACCTGAATATATTAAATATGTAGTAGAAGAACTTTCTAAGCTAACAGGTGAAGAGATTCAATCCGCTATTGATTTAGTGGATGCTACTCAAAATACAGATCAAATTGCTGAGTTTTCAGGTGCCTTGAAGGTCACTGCGTTAGCATTCTGTAAAATTGCTAATGACATTAGGCTTATGGCATCAGGTCCCCGTTGTGGATTAGGGGAACTATCCTTGCCGGCGAAACAACCTGGATCTTCTATTATGCCTGGGAAAGTAAATCCTGTTATTCCCGAAACAGTGAACCAAGTAGCTTACCAAGTTATGGGCAATGATTTAGCGATTAGCCAGGCTGTAGAAAATGGACAGTTTGAACTTAATGTTATGGAGCCAGTAATGGCATATAACCTTTTTAATTCCTTAACCATCTTAACGAATGTAATTAATACTTTTAATTACAAATGTGTGAAAGATATTGAAGCCAATGAAGAGCGTTGCCGTGAAATGATTGATAAGAGTGTTGGCATCGTTACCGCATTATTACCTCATATCGGTTATGAACAATCTTCAATGATTGCAAAAGAGGCGTTAAAAACAGGAACTTCTGTTAGAGAGTTAGTTATTTCTAAAAAGTTACTTACCGCAGATCAATTAGAAATTATTTTATCGCCAGGTGAAATGACACAACCAGGTATAGCCGGTAAACAATTTTTAAAATAG
- a CDS encoding alanine-tRNA synthetase second additional domain-containing protein, producing the protein MHASYFAPRGRNRMFVLGQQISERYLSPLDRLIGIVGGPGAGKSSLIKGMFPGLELTNDDDGVNVRPLPILKNIEKDFFSSHTYHIDVRFELAFTQIHVLAEAIKQALSHDKRVIVEHFDLLYPILGMNADVLLGVGGEVIVVRPNVFGPFPQEIADVVIKTLRYRKMAHTAEDLTESILLKDYGAILPFGHRDVHHGFVLEYPVELDANLKDVEKKVGAIIDEGVKVCYSDEGHIQIGDVSWACTGPRTHVHNTEDIEGFRLMYEYKYDPKTKTYLIIGLVGPQVENLDGFSGMIYHASM; encoded by the coding sequence ATGCACGCTAGTTATTTTGCACCAAGAGGACGCAATCGAATGTTTGTCTTGGGGCAGCAGATTAGCGAACGCTATTTGTCACCCCTTGATCGGCTAATTGGCATCGTAGGTGGTCCTGGTGCAGGAAAATCTTCCTTAATTAAAGGGATGTTTCCTGGGCTAGAATTAACAAATGATGATGATGGGGTGAATGTACGGCCTTTACCAATATTGAAAAATATTGAAAAAGATTTTTTTTCCAGTCATACCTATCATATTGATGTTCGCTTCGAACTGGCATTCACACAAATTCATGTATTAGCAGAGGCGATAAAACAGGCACTTTCTCATGATAAGAGGGTCATTGTAGAGCATTTTGATTTACTATATCCCATTCTAGGTATGAATGCAGATGTGCTCTTAGGTGTAGGCGGAGAAGTAATCGTTGTTCGCCCTAATGTCTTTGGCCCTTTTCCTCAAGAAATTGCGGATGTGGTAATCAAGACATTGCGATATCGTAAAATGGCTCATACGGCTGAAGATTTAACGGAAAGCATTTTGTTAAAAGACTATGGTGCTATTTTACCTTTCGGACATCGGGATGTTCATCATGGTTTTGTGCTAGAATATCCAGTAGAACTCGATGCGAATCTTAAAGACGTAGAAAAAAAGGTTGGGGCCATCATTGATGAAGGTGTAAAGGTTTGCTACTCCGATGAAGGTCATATTCAAATTGGTGATGTCTCTTGGGCTTGCACAGGCCCTCGCACTCACGTACACAACACGGAAGATATTGAAGGCTTCCGATTAATGTATGAATATAAATATGATCCGAAAACCAAAACCTACCTCATTATTGGTTTAGTAGGACCTCAGGTGGAAAACCTCGATGGTTTTTCCGGCATGATCTATCATGCTTCTATGTAA
- the citF gene encoding citrate lyase subunit alpha, with translation MKNAIGREIPENIPGIGKVKPFAGAFATKPDMNRQAPSVKGVRPTDNKLVDNLVDVFKKIPVTDGMTLSFHHHFRNGDGVVNMVLATAAQLGLKNLKVALSSVFPVHAPMIEHVKNGVVTALDTNYMSGPVAQAVSRGLFEKPVVLRTHGGRGRAIESGQLKIDVAFIAAPAADEYGNLNGVQGPAACGSLGYAFPDAQYADHVVAVTDFLGEYPLSPISIPQTRVDYVVKVDCVGDPKGIVSGTTRITKDPVGLKIAETAAKVIQATGLLKDGFAFQTGAGGASLATASIVRKMMEKDNIVGSFALGGITGYMVDMLEKGLFKKLMDVQGFDLEAIRSIAENPNHLEVGADFYASPFNAGCAVNKLDVVILGATEMDTDFNVNVVTGSDGVIMGGSGGHADAAAGAKVTIVVANLLRGRLPIIVDKVLTATTPGETIDILVTERGVAVNPRRVDLRERLVAAGLPVKDISELKQLAEKIAGTPKNLKTGENIVAVVEYRDGTIIDVVRQVEA, from the coding sequence ATGAAAAATGCAATTGGACGTGAAATACCTGAAAATATTCCTGGCATTGGAAAAGTTAAGCCTTTTGCGGGTGCCTTTGCTACAAAGCCAGACATGAATAGGCAAGCACCTAGTGTCAAAGGTGTGCGCCCTACAGATAATAAACTAGTAGATAATTTAGTAGACGTATTTAAAAAGATACCAGTAACAGATGGTATGACATTATCTTTCCACCACCATTTTAGAAATGGAGATGGAGTTGTTAATATGGTATTAGCAACAGCTGCCCAGTTAGGATTAAAAAATCTGAAAGTGGCGTTAAGTTCTGTTTTTCCTGTTCACGCACCAATGATCGAACATGTAAAAAATGGTGTTGTAACGGCACTAGATACCAACTATATGTCCGGTCCAGTTGCACAGGCAGTATCACGCGGTTTATTTGAAAAACCAGTAGTATTGCGCACCCATGGTGGACGTGGACGGGCCATTGAGAGTGGACAGCTTAAAATCGATGTTGCTTTTATTGCTGCACCTGCAGCGGATGAATACGGAAATTTGAATGGCGTCCAAGGACCTGCCGCTTGTGGATCATTAGGGTATGCATTTCCTGATGCCCAATATGCGGATCATGTAGTGGCTGTTACGGATTTTCTTGGAGAATATCCTTTATCCCCTATTTCAATACCACAAACCCGGGTAGATTATGTAGTAAAAGTGGATTGTGTTGGTGATCCAAAGGGAATTGTATCGGGCACAACTCGCATTACCAAAGATCCAGTTGGGCTTAAAATTGCGGAAACGGCAGCAAAAGTCATTCAGGCTACTGGACTTTTGAAAGATGGTTTCGCCTTCCAAACAGGAGCAGGTGGTGCTTCTTTAGCGACAGCTTCCATTGTACGCAAAATGATGGAGAAAGATAATATTGTAGGTAGTTTTGCCTTAGGTGGTATTACAGGCTATATGGTAGACATGTTGGAAAAAGGATTATTCAAAAAACTAATGGATGTTCAAGGTTTTGACTTAGAAGCCATTCGTTCGATAGCAGAAAATCCAAACCACTTGGAAGTTGGTGCCGATTTTTATGCCAGCCCTTTTAACGCAGGTTGTGCAGTTAATAAGCTAGATGTGGTAATCTTAGGCGCTACTGAAATGGATACTGATTTTAATGTAAACGTAGTTACTGGTTCTGATGGTGTCATTATGGGGGGCTCAGGTGGTCATGCGGATGCAGCAGCTGGTGCAAAAGTAACTATTGTTGTGGCGAACTTATTGCGCGGCCGTTTGCCAATTATTGTGGACAAAGTGCTGACTGCTACTACGCCTGGTGAGACCATTGACATTCTTGTTACAGAACGGGGTGTGGCAGTCAATCCTAGAAGAGTCGATCTAAGGGAAAGGTTAGTTGCGGCTGGCCTACCTGTTAAAGATATAAGCGAACTAAAACAATTAGCAGAGAAAATAGCAGGAACACCTAAAAACTTAAAAACGGGAGAAAATATTGTTGCGGTGGTAGAGTATCGTGATGGCACAATTATTGATGTTGTGCGTCAAGTGGAGGCCTAA
- a CDS encoding methylaspartate mutase subunit E, with the protein MELKNKKWTHDEFYAVRKEIINHWPTGADVNFEEAVKYHETIPAKKHFAKRLVKAKKNGETLTQPRAGVALLDEHINLLNFLRKEGEADLLPTTIDSYTRQNQYENCANAIEESMKAGRSLLNGFPAVNHGVHGVRKLVESVDGPLQVRHGTPDARLLTEITLAGGFTSYEGGGISYNIPYAKSVSLEKTILDWQYNDRLVGIYAEHGIEINREPFGPLTGTLVPPCISHAVAIIEGILAAEQGVKNITLGYGQCGNLFQDVAAIKALEQLAEEYLAKHGYGDCVLTTVFHQWMGGFPQDEAKAFAVISWGAAAAALAKATKVIVKTPHEALGIPTKEANAMGLRATKQLINMLADQPFPMTAEVDIEVAMIKAETRCILDKVFALGNGDYAVGSVRAFEAGVLDVPFAPSQYSLNKILPARDNNGAVRLFDVGNLPFTQDIIDFHKGKIDERAKAEGRKASFQMVIDDIYAISKGRLVGRPNK; encoded by the coding sequence GTGGAATTAAAAAATAAGAAGTGGACCCATGATGAATTTTATGCTGTACGCAAAGAGATTATAAATCATTGGCCAACAGGTGCAGATGTAAATTTTGAGGAAGCCGTAAAATATCATGAGACGATTCCAGCTAAAAAACATTTTGCAAAACGTTTAGTAAAAGCGAAAAAGAATGGTGAAACATTAACACAGCCTAGAGCAGGGGTAGCCTTACTAGATGAACATATTAATCTTTTAAACTTCTTACGTAAAGAAGGGGAAGCTGATCTTCTGCCTACTACTATTGACAGTTATACTCGTCAAAATCAATATGAAAATTGCGCAAATGCCATCGAAGAAAGTATGAAAGCTGGCCGTTCTCTACTTAATGGCTTTCCTGCAGTAAATCATGGTGTTCATGGTGTACGTAAATTAGTAGAAAGTGTTGATGGTCCTCTACAAGTACGTCATGGTACTCCTGATGCTCGTTTATTAACGGAAATTACTTTGGCTGGTGGTTTTACCTCCTACGAAGGTGGCGGTATTTCCTACAATATCCCTTATGCAAAAAGTGTATCGTTAGAAAAAACAATTTTAGACTGGCAGTATAATGACCGCTTAGTAGGTATTTATGCAGAGCATGGTATTGAGATTAATCGTGAACCATTTGGACCATTAACTGGTACCTTAGTGCCACCTTGTATTTCCCATGCAGTAGCTATTATTGAAGGTATTTTAGCAGCTGAACAAGGTGTTAAAAATATCACTTTGGGTTATGGCCAATGTGGTAACTTGTTCCAGGATGTCGCAGCCATTAAAGCATTAGAACAATTGGCTGAAGAATATTTAGCAAAACACGGTTATGGCGATTGTGTATTAACAACTGTATTCCATCAATGGATGGGTGGCTTCCCGCAAGACGAAGCTAAGGCTTTTGCTGTAATTTCTTGGGGTGCGGCAGCTGCTGCATTAGCGAAAGCTACAAAAGTTATCGTTAAGACTCCTCATGAAGCTTTAGGTATTCCAACTAAAGAAGCGAATGCTATGGGGCTTCGTGCAACAAAACAATTAATTAATATGCTGGCAGATCAACCATTCCCTATGACTGCAGAAGTAGATATTGAAGTAGCTATGATCAAAGCAGAAACACGTTGTATTTTAGATAAAGTATTTGCACTTGGTAACGGAGATTATGCAGTCGGCAGCGTTCGTGCTTTTGAAGCAGGCGTACTTGACGTACCATTCGCTCCTAGCCAATATTCATTGAATAAAATTTTACCAGCTCGTGATAATAATGGCGCTGTACGTTTATTTGATGTAGGAAATCTACCATTCACGCAAGATATCATTGATTTCCACAAAGGTAAAATCGATGAACGTGCTAAAGCAGAAGGCCGTAAAGCAAGTTTCCAAATGGTTATTGATGACATTTATGCCATTTCAAAAGGTCGCTTAGTCGGCAGACCTAACAAGTAA
- a CDS encoding Fe-S-containing hydro-lyase, producing MAEVKRITTPLTKEMARSLKAGDSVLITGTIYSARDAAHKVMTEALDRGEKLPVDFTNQIVYYLGPTPAKPGDPIGSAGPTTAGRMDKYTPQMIEQGLSGMIGKGYRSPEVVEAMKKNSTVFMVAIGGAAALIAKTIKAYEVLAYPELGAEALAKLTVEDFPAIVAIDCDGNNYYEEGQKPYRKI from the coding sequence ATGGCAGAAGTAAAACGTATTACCACTCCATTAACAAAAGAAATGGCTCGTTCCTTAAAAGCTGGTGATAGTGTTCTAATTACTGGAACTATATATAGTGCTCGTGATGCAGCCCATAAGGTTATGACAGAAGCATTAGATCGTGGTGAGAAATTGCCTGTAGATTTTACAAATCAGATTGTATATTATCTAGGACCTACACCAGCTAAACCTGGAGATCCTATTGGTTCAGCTGGTCCGACCACTGCTGGCCGCATGGATAAATATACGCCACAAATGATCGAACAAGGTCTTAGTGGTATGATTGGTAAAGGCTATCGCTCTCCAGAAGTCGTGGAAGCGATGAAAAAGAACAGTACTGTTTTCATGGTAGCCATTGGCGGAGCAGCAGCACTAATCGCAAAAACCATTAAAGCTTATGAAGTGTTAGCATATCCTGAGCTAGGTGCGGAAGCGTTAGCTAAACTAACTGTGGAAGACTTCCCTGCAATCGTAGCGATTGACTGTGATGGCAACAATTATTATGAAGAAGGTCAAAAACCTTACCGCAAAATATAG
- a CDS encoding aldolase/citrate lyase family protein, which translates to MDLRRSMLFIPGNNPGMLQNGGVFGADSVILDLEDAVAPMEKDAARFLIAHALQTVDYGTSEKVVRINPLDTFAAEDIKAIVPCCPDAILVPKVESAADIHQVVSMIAAVEKPGQTPVKIIALLETPCGIAEAYSIAKADKRVVALSLGAEDYTAGLGAMRTREGNEIFTARTLVINAAAAAGIQSIDTPYTDANDEEGLLADTKLAKSLGFKGKLSINPRQIDTIHNVFNPSMSDIDWAEQVIHAIRKAEAEGSGVASLNGKMVDLPIVNRAERILHLARLLGLIEEVK; encoded by the coding sequence ATGGATTTGAGAAGAAGTATGTTATTTATTCCAGGAAATAATCCGGGCATGTTACAAAATGGTGGTGTATTTGGTGCAGATTCAGTAATTTTGGATCTAGAAGATGCAGTAGCGCCAATGGAAAAAGATGCAGCTCGGTTTTTAATAGCGCATGCTTTACAAACAGTGGATTATGGGACGAGCGAAAAGGTAGTTCGGATTAATCCGTTAGATACTTTTGCTGCTGAAGATATTAAAGCAATTGTTCCTTGTTGTCCTGATGCAATATTAGTACCTAAGGTAGAAAGTGCTGCAGATATTCATCAAGTGGTGTCCATGATTGCGGCAGTAGAAAAACCAGGTCAGACTCCAGTAAAAATTATTGCTTTATTAGAAACACCTTGTGGGATTGCCGAAGCCTATTCGATTGCGAAAGCGGATAAAAGGGTAGTTGCTTTGTCCTTAGGAGCAGAAGATTATACGGCAGGCTTAGGTGCTATGCGTACCAGAGAGGGAAATGAAATTTTTACAGCACGTACTCTTGTAATTAATGCGGCAGCTGCTGCAGGGATTCAATCTATTGATACTCCCTACACAGATGCTAACGATGAGGAAGGATTACTTGCTGATACTAAACTAGCAAAAAGTCTTGGTTTTAAAGGAAAATTGTCCATTAACCCTAGACAAATTGATACAATTCACAATGTCTTTAATCCTAGTATGAGTGATATTGACTGGGCTGAACAAGTCATCCACGCCATTCGTAAAGCGGAAGCAGAAGGATCTGGTGTAGCTTCTTTGAATGGTAAGATGGTTGATTTGCCTATCGTGAATCGTGCAGAGCGTATTTTACATTTGGCACGGCTTTTAGGTTTGATTGAGGAGGTAAAATAA